The proteins below are encoded in one region of Leptospira hartskeerlii:
- a CDS encoding CheR family methyltransferase yields MTESLILSEPEFRSFADLIFRYTGIRMGERKKNLIISRLSKRLRARNCNSYSEYLDIIKNEDDQEEKNIFISLITTHVTQFFREPEHYSFLEKILENKNNLPVKIWSAAASTGEEAFTAGLIMQDKLGSDNWSILGTDICNESIEKARYGFYPLQGSEQIPSHYLKQYCLKGKEEFTGYFTFAKEIRSRIRFEVANLTTLEKLPGNFKPNIVFLRNVMIYFESKEKQMIIDKIESILPSGAILIIGHSESLSGIRSNFKLMRTSVYQKI; encoded by the coding sequence ATGACTGAAAGTTTAATTCTAAGCGAACCCGAATTCCGATCATTTGCGGACCTGATATTCAGATATACCGGGATCCGCATGGGAGAACGGAAAAAAAACCTGATTATCAGCCGTCTTTCCAAACGGCTGAGAGCGAGGAATTGTAACTCGTATAGCGAGTATTTAGATATAATCAAGAACGAAGACGATCAAGAAGAGAAAAATATTTTCATCAGCTTGATCACTACACATGTTACTCAATTTTTTCGAGAACCGGAACATTACTCTTTTCTTGAAAAAATATTAGAAAATAAGAATAATCTTCCTGTAAAGATATGGAGTGCAGCTGCGTCCACTGGAGAGGAAGCATTTACTGCAGGACTTATCATGCAGGACAAATTAGGATCCGATAATTGGTCTATCTTAGGAACGGATATCTGTAATGAAAGTATAGAAAAAGCCCGATACGGCTTTTATCCGTTGCAAGGATCTGAACAAATACCGAGCCATTATCTAAAACAATACTGCTTGAAGGGAAAAGAAGAATTTACCGGCTATTTTACCTTTGCAAAGGAAATCAGATCGAGGATACGTTTTGAAGTTGCAAATCTTACAACGTTGGAAAAATTACCGGGGAATTTCAAACCGAATATAGTTTTCCTTAGAAACGTAATGATATATTTTGAATCGAAGGAAAAACAAATGATTATAGATAAAATCGAATCTATTCTTCCATCGGGAGCAATCCTTATTATAGGACATTCTGAATCATTATCTGGCATTCGTAGTAATTTTAAATTAATGCGAACTTCCGTTTACCAAAAAATATGA
- a CDS encoding chemotaxis protein CheA, translating into MDPRDKPGFTDFLSETKDMLDSLESDLVKIGEGNREKEVLNSLFRSVHTIKGTAGMYDFSKIADFVHFLEETLDKVRSGIIEPSSDLVQIVLQCKDHLLLRLETFESGEFESEDILKEGENLIFNLSKYNPDSLSTEPKFSHETSSTKESNAWLLRISCSENLFVNGLDPYPFLRYLAEKGELKETKLDETRIPKFSDLEPAACFLDIETVYVSELTKEEILESFEFAGLDMTVEIEPISVLSTTNSDRKDPMPEKGFKESSNGGSQNKTSTSRTIRVDADKLDLVVDQVGEVVVISSALQQIAIGLKDEFLEELTHRMSRLLEQIRSNSLKLRMVPVQTLFSRYSRVVFELGKQTGKSIRLEIRGGETELDKNLIDNLIDPLTHMVRNSIDHGIESSEEERIRLGKPPEALIVLAASHKSGEILIEISDDGKGIDPETILKRAKEKGLYKEGDAIKEEQIYSLLFEPGFSTAESVTELSGRGVGLDVVKKNVESLRGRIEINSEKGKGTTFRIFLPLTLANIDGFLLRIGKNQYAIPLDMVKECMEFHPQEFLVGEQNYIKVRDKVIPYVDMNDWFGEPKGIEGRRNLVIINSGNLQAGLIVNDLLGRIHSVIKPLGGFFAETQGVSGFALLGDGSVAMIIDTTTLLLSVRSNSEEILHTKLNQQISTLSRASN; encoded by the coding sequence ATGGACCCTAGAGATAAACCGGGTTTTACAGATTTCCTCTCCGAAACCAAGGATATGCTTGATTCCTTGGAAAGTGACTTGGTTAAGATAGGGGAAGGAAATAGAGAGAAGGAAGTATTAAATTCTCTCTTCCGATCGGTTCATACGATCAAAGGGACCGCCGGGATGTACGATTTTTCAAAAATTGCAGACTTCGTGCATTTTTTGGAAGAGACCTTAGACAAGGTTCGCTCGGGCATCATAGAACCTTCCAGCGATCTAGTACAAATCGTTCTTCAATGCAAGGACCATTTGCTTCTACGCTTAGAAACTTTCGAATCAGGTGAATTTGAAAGTGAGGACATATTAAAGGAAGGCGAAAATCTCATTTTCAATCTTTCTAAATATAATCCGGATTCATTGTCTACAGAACCTAAATTTTCCCACGAAACTTCATCCACGAAAGAATCCAACGCATGGCTACTTCGTATTTCCTGCAGTGAGAACTTATTCGTAAATGGTTTAGATCCTTATCCGTTTCTAAGATATCTTGCGGAAAAAGGAGAATTAAAGGAAACCAAGTTAGATGAAACTAGGATCCCTAAGTTTTCGGATCTGGAACCGGCAGCCTGTTTTCTAGATATTGAAACTGTTTATGTTTCGGAACTTACTAAAGAAGAAATCTTAGAATCTTTCGAATTTGCGGGCTTGGATATGACTGTAGAAATCGAACCTATTTCGGTTCTTTCTACTACTAACTCTGATCGAAAAGATCCAATGCCTGAAAAAGGTTTTAAAGAAAGCTCAAATGGAGGTTCCCAAAATAAGACCTCCACTTCACGAACAATCCGAGTCGATGCGGACAAATTAGATTTAGTGGTCGATCAGGTAGGAGAAGTTGTGGTAATCTCTTCCGCTCTCCAACAGATCGCAATAGGCCTCAAGGATGAATTCTTAGAAGAACTTACTCATAGAATGTCTCGGCTTTTGGAGCAAATACGTTCCAACAGTTTAAAACTAAGAATGGTGCCTGTGCAAACCTTATTCAGTAGATATTCCAGAGTCGTTTTCGAATTAGGAAAACAAACTGGTAAATCAATACGATTGGAGATCAGAGGCGGAGAAACGGAACTTGATAAAAACTTAATAGATAACTTGATAGATCCTTTAACTCATATGGTTCGCAATTCAATCGATCACGGAATAGAGTCTTCGGAAGAAGAAAGGATCCGATTAGGCAAACCTCCCGAAGCATTGATTGTTTTGGCTGCCTCTCATAAGTCCGGCGAGATCCTAATAGAGATCTCGGATGATGGAAAAGGAATAGATCCCGAAACAATCTTAAAAAGAGCGAAAGAAAAAGGTTTATATAAGGAAGGAGACGCAATCAAAGAAGAACAGATCTATTCTCTTCTATTCGAGCCCGGCTTCTCCACAGCCGAAAGTGTAACCGAACTCTCCGGAAGAGGAGTGGGACTTGACGTTGTTAAGAAGAACGTAGAATCCTTAAGAGGAAGAATAGAGATCAATTCCGAAAAAGGAAAAGGTACTACGTTTAGGATCTTTCTTCCGTTAACTCTTGCTAACATAGACGGATTTCTCTTACGGATAGGCAAAAACCAATACGCGATCCCCTTAGATATGGTGAAGGAATGTATGGAATTCCATCCGCAGGAATTCCTTGTAGGCGAACAAAATTACATCAAAGTTCGCGATAAGGTAATACCTTACGTTGACATGAACGATTGGTTTGGAGAACCGAAAGGGATTGAGGGACGTAGAAACTTAGTGATCATAAATTCCGGAAATCTACAAGCAGGCTTAATAGTCAACGACCTACTTGGAAGGATACATTCCGTTATTAAACCGTTAGGCGGCTTCTTTGCAGAGACACAAGGAGTAAGCGGCTTTGCTCTATTAGGCGACGGATCAGTCGCAATGATCATAGATACAACAACATTGCTCTTAAGCGTTCGATCGAACAGCGAAGAGATACTACATACAAAATTGAATCAGCAAATATCGACCCTCTCAAGGGCTTCGAACTAA
- a CDS encoding chemotaxis protein CheW: MRVMEINANQYLTFRLGQDEFGVEILKVREILEFREPTRVPRTSKFISGVINLRGNVVSVMDLAKLFQNREIEATKRTCIIILEIPNDENKVIAGILVDSVNEVATIPPECVDPVPAFGASIKTDFIRGIGKLEDRVVILLNPAMMLDFNEVISLYEKTEEGIEDLTPAGS, encoded by the coding sequence ATGAGAGTAATGGAAATTAACGCAAACCAATACCTTACTTTTCGTTTAGGCCAGGACGAGTTCGGAGTGGAGATACTTAAAGTAAGGGAGATCTTGGAATTTCGGGAGCCTACAAGAGTTCCAAGAACTTCTAAGTTCATCAGCGGAGTGATCAATCTTAGAGGCAACGTAGTCTCGGTCATGGATCTTGCAAAACTATTCCAGAATAGGGAGATAGAGGCGACAAAACGGACCTGCATCATCATTTTAGAAATTCCTAATGATGAAAATAAGGTAATCGCGGGAATATTAGTCGACTCGGTCAACGAAGTAGCAACCATCCCTCCGGAATGTGTGGATCCTGTTCCAGCTTTCGGAGCAAGTATCAAGACAGATTTCATCCGAGGAATAGGTAAACTTGAGGATAGAGTGGTTATTCTACTGAATCCTGCAATGATGCTCGACTTTAACGAAGTAATTTCTCTCTACGAGAAAACCGAAGAAGGGATCGAAGATCTGACTCCGGCGGGATCTTGA
- a CDS encoding response regulator, giving the protein MSKKILIVDDSPAQRKLVKVTLESKGYEVLEAENGAQGLELLSSDLKLVVCDVNMPVMDGVEFVEKVKSSGNYQFLPIVMLTTESQIAMKEKLVAQGIRAWITKPFSMDQLLSSVSKLVV; this is encoded by the coding sequence ATGTCCAAGAAAATATTGATCGTAGATGATTCTCCTGCGCAGAGGAAATTAGTTAAAGTTACCTTAGAGTCCAAAGGCTATGAAGTATTGGAAGCGGAGAACGGCGCTCAAGGTTTAGAACTATTAAGCTCAGATCTAAAACTGGTCGTTTGCGACGTGAACATGCCGGTAATGGACGGAGTAGAGTTTGTTGAAAAGGTAAAATCTTCCGGTAATTATCAATTTCTCCCAATCGTTATGCTTACTACAGAATCCCAAATCGCAATGAAAGAGAAGTTAGTTGCACAAGGAATTCGAGCCTGGATCACGAAACCGTTCAGTATGGATCAATTACTCTCTTCCGTTTCTAAGTTAGTAGTGTAA
- a CDS encoding STAS domain-containing protein gives METNRKNKIKIKGELRARKLAAIRSRLLPYTDSDLTLDLSEITEFDTSSLQFLLSIQKDLESKGNNMIVISPSEPVERIVRFYNKEFLLGSYSQTRTEE, from the coding sequence ATGGAAACAAATCGTAAGAACAAAATCAAAATTAAGGGAGAGTTACGAGCTCGTAAGCTTGCAGCAATACGTTCTCGTCTTCTTCCTTACACAGACTCCGATCTAACATTGGATCTCTCTGAGATTACAGAATTCGATACATCTTCGTTACAGTTTTTACTTTCAATCCAAAAAGATTTGGAATCCAAGGGAAATAACATGATCGTAATATCCCCTTCCGAACCGGTAGAAAGAATAGTAAGATTTTATAATAAAGAATTTCTATTGGGATCTTATTCTCAAACCAGGACTGAGGAATAA
- a CDS encoding sensor histidine kinase: MSISKASNTDYLSSENSNKSKLISLLDVWSFSFPNEEFAVFDSDLKCVYFRLSSFNRNLEKDYFLGKRYSEFGPDFLPIEDDKFLRVLDGASLEIESNFANRALQVRISFLKFSQEDPELIFLAFNDLTRRNLNVKEISNITEKEISFLQQEQSLYREIISIFNWRQEIEGKGGNQVWMQQALPNLNTSLMQGAGIGALITSLGGVLETAQKEGNNAIVPIAFMDLLEENFKVTKRLIKTMADAQIVFEENRLNTEELSLSETMKIIDEQVDYMQDMLEIKKQHVVMSILKNLDSQKVLICKEALKTVVREILINAMKYSPDKAEIIILYLRADNNFIIKFINPPNYKEIEGLDCKNSEEMALFQPFYRMKKAVDERYHKEEFGIGLGLPIVRKLSEDMNAKVYFTVTKSNIYEKEEREVCTSLQFPMI; this comes from the coding sequence ATGTCGATATCTAAAGCTTCAAATACGGACTATTTATCTTCGGAAAATTCTAATAAATCGAAGCTGATCTCTCTTTTGGACGTATGGTCTTTTTCCTTTCCAAATGAAGAATTTGCAGTTTTTGATTCCGATCTCAAGTGTGTTTACTTTCGTTTATCCTCATTCAACCGGAATTTGGAGAAAGATTATTTCTTAGGAAAGAGGTATTCCGAATTCGGACCTGATTTTTTGCCCATTGAAGACGATAAGTTTTTGCGAGTTCTGGACGGAGCCTCTTTAGAAATAGAAAGCAATTTTGCGAATAGGGCCCTGCAGGTCCGGATCTCGTTTCTTAAGTTTTCGCAGGAAGATCCTGAACTTATTTTCTTGGCGTTTAACGATCTTACTAGAAGAAATCTCAATGTAAAAGAAATTTCGAATATTACGGAAAAAGAAATCTCTTTTCTTCAACAGGAACAATCCTTATATAGGGAAATTATTTCTATTTTCAATTGGCGACAAGAGATTGAGGGAAAGGGAGGGAATCAGGTATGGATGCAGCAAGCTCTTCCGAATCTGAATACTTCCTTGATGCAGGGTGCTGGAATAGGGGCATTGATCACTTCTTTAGGAGGTGTGCTTGAAACTGCCCAAAAAGAGGGAAACAATGCGATTGTCCCTATTGCTTTTATGGATCTATTGGAAGAAAATTTCAAAGTTACTAAAAGACTCATCAAAACCATGGCTGATGCTCAGATCGTTTTCGAAGAAAACCGTCTGAACACTGAAGAATTGTCTCTATCGGAAACTATGAAGATCATAGATGAGCAAGTCGACTATATGCAAGACATGCTTGAGATCAAAAAACAGCATGTAGTGATGTCTATCTTAAAAAATTTGGACTCTCAGAAAGTCCTAATTTGTAAAGAAGCTTTAAAAACGGTAGTCCGCGAGATACTTATCAACGCTATGAAATATTCTCCTGATAAAGCTGAGATTATCATTCTTTATCTTAGGGCAGATAATAATTTTATAATAAAGTTTATCAATCCTCCGAATTATAAGGAAATAGAGGGCTTAGATTGTAAAAATTCCGAAGAAATGGCGTTATTTCAGCCTTTCTATAGAATGAAGAAGGCGGTGGATGAAAGATACCATAAAGAGGAATTCGGGATCGGTTTAGGTTTGCCTATCGTCAGAAAGTTGTCGGAAGATATGAATGCAAAAGTTTATTTTACGGTCACTAAGTCCAATATCTACGAGAAGGAAGAAAGGGAAGTTTGCACTTCTTTGCAATTCCCTATGATTTAA
- a CDS encoding DUF1304 domain-containing protein produces the protein MILAARILAAIVGFLHVWIFIMESVLWMRPRIHRRFGVTDTKLAEAMKGVFLNQGYYNLFLAIGALYGAIFFEIHPGYAPAILAFSCLSVFGAGLVLLVSRPAMARAAIIQGLPPLIAVVLYFISCNG, from the coding sequence ATGATATTAGCAGCAAGAATTTTAGCAGCTATCGTCGGCTTTTTGCATGTTTGGATCTTTATTATGGAAAGCGTGTTATGGATGCGTCCTCGTATTCACAGAAGATTCGGAGTGACGGACACAAAATTAGCGGAAGCTATGAAGGGCGTCTTTTTGAACCAGGGGTATTATAATTTATTTCTTGCGATCGGTGCATTGTATGGGGCGATTTTTTTCGAGATACATCCGGGTTATGCTCCTGCTATCTTAGCATTCTCATGTCTTTCCGTTTTCGGAGCTGGGCTTGTATTATTAGTTTCTAGACCTGCTATGGCAAGAGCTGCAATTATCCAAGGACTTCCTCCTTTGATCGCAGTTGTTCTTTATTTTATTTCCTGTAACGGATAA
- a CDS encoding protein-glutamate methylesterase/protein-glutamine glutaminase, with amino-acid sequence MSNRYSVMIVDDSAVVRQNISTILTKDPNVSEILTAPDPIFALQKMQNIWPDVIILDIEMPRMDGISFLKKIMAERPTPIVICSSLTTEGASVTMEAFSSGAVDIISKPKLNVGDFLEESAENFIRIVQAASQSKISKLVIHNNMNPERIKIPKGPTEHRLSTDMTWKLVAIGTSTGGTNALETILTELPPLSPPIAIVQHMPEKFTAQFAKRLNSICQVEVKEAEQGDEIPPGRAVIAPGNRHMTIRMSGARFYVDLKDGPPINRHRPSVDVLFRSVSQQIGRNSVGIIMTGMGDDGARGLLEMKKAGAYTVAQDEASSIVFGMPKEAIQLGATEIVLPLRRIASEILSKAGHSGSRF; translated from the coding sequence ATGAGTAACCGTTATTCGGTCATGATAGTGGACGACTCCGCAGTCGTTCGCCAAAACATAAGCACAATATTAACGAAGGATCCAAACGTTTCTGAAATTTTAACCGCACCGGATCCGATATTCGCACTTCAGAAAATGCAAAATATCTGGCCCGATGTAATTATCCTGGATATAGAAATGCCTAGGATGGACGGAATATCCTTTTTAAAAAAGATCATGGCAGAAAGGCCTACCCCGATAGTGATCTGTTCTTCCCTCACTACGGAAGGAGCCTCGGTCACCATGGAGGCATTTAGTTCAGGAGCAGTAGACATTATCTCAAAACCAAAACTGAACGTAGGCGATTTTCTTGAAGAATCCGCGGAAAACTTCATAAGGATCGTACAAGCGGCTTCTCAATCCAAGATCTCCAAATTAGTTATTCATAATAATATGAATCCGGAAAGAATAAAAATTCCCAAAGGACCTACAGAGCATAGATTATCTACAGACATGACATGGAAGTTAGTCGCCATTGGAACTTCGACCGGAGGAACAAACGCATTAGAAACTATTCTAACCGAATTACCTCCCCTTTCTCCTCCGATCGCGATAGTGCAACATATGCCAGAAAAATTCACTGCACAATTTGCAAAACGTTTGAACTCTATCTGCCAAGTAGAGGTAAAGGAAGCTGAACAAGGAGATGAAATTCCACCAGGTAGAGCAGTGATCGCTCCGGGAAACAGGCATATGACGATCCGAATGAGTGGAGCGCGATTTTACGTGGACCTAAAGGACGGCCCTCCGATCAATCGCCATAGGCCATCTGTTGACGTTCTTTTTCGTTCGGTTTCACAACAGATCGGTAGAAACTCCGTAGGCATAATAATGACCGGAATGGGAGATGACGGGGCAAGAGGTCTGCTGGAAATGAAGAAAGCAGGAGCATATACTGTGGCTCAAGATGAAGCCAGCTCTATAGTTTTCGGAATGCCTAAAGAAGCGATCCAGTTAGGAGCAACTGAAATAGTATTACCTTTAAGAAGAATTGCCTCTGAAATTCTCTCAAAAGCAGGACATTCCGGAAGCAGATTCTAA
- a CDS encoding methyl-accepting chemotaxis protein: MSIAQKLLAIIIVGLVGLGIIDGLSIYQMNQIYRDGSGSASSLNAENTSASFSNLRSLVLENHSNTDPIRKSEIISKIKKAQGEISSLLKQTSEQISDKKEEDLASSTKSAAEEYLEIFANGILLENASTLEEREFKAKEEIAANKFFSASKNRSEYVAESVKKKSAETGSTISNISIVLISLSAGILALFTLLSLRIGKQIRQELGGDYSLISKITKRIASGDLSSEIDMDHLDQNGLLLQLSTLQSSLRELLIEMTTMSKQHEAGDIDVRIDSSKFKGAFKDMSNGINDMVFSHIAVKKKAMECFKQFGEGNMDADIEKLPGKKQFINETIDQVRANIKGLIEEMTKMSKEHEAGDIDVKIDSSKFKGAFKTMSEGINDMVFSHISVKKKAMECFRQFGEGNMDADIERLPGKKQFINETIDQVRANFKRLVEEMTKMSKEHEAGDIDVKIDSSKFKGAFRDMSEGINDMVFAHIAVKKKAMECFKQFGEGNMDADIERLPGKKQFINETIDQVRANIKGLIEEMSKMSKEHEAGDIDVKIDSSRFKGAFKDMSEGINDMVFSHIAVKKKAMECFKQFGEGNMDADIEKLPGKKRFINEAIDQVRANIKGLIEDANELAEAAVLGKLDTRADASKHKGDFKRIIEGVNATLEAIVGPINEVMDIQSSLEQGDLTQSVKGNYKGKLGELRDSVNSTIEKLSRSLSEVGKAASSFASAAEEVSATSQSMSQGATEQSANVEETSASLEEMTATIEQNADNSRQTEVMASSMVNHANEGGEAVRLAVQAMKDIAEKITSVEDIAYQTNLLALNAAIEAARAGEHGMGFAVVANEVRKLAERSQSYAGEISHFAKNSVNIAEKAGSLIEEIIPNITKISDLLREVSAASREQKQGVGQINTAMSQLDKVTQQNAAASEELSSMAEELSAQAQGLQKVVQHFRIKGMEEVYSSAMEPAYSGKSSGNSKEHRNGNYNFDESKFGRF; encoded by the coding sequence ATGAGCATTGCACAGAAGTTACTTGCAATCATTATCGTAGGGTTAGTCGGACTTGGAATCATAGATGGACTTTCCATCTATCAGATGAATCAGATCTATAGGGATGGAAGCGGGTCCGCCTCTTCTTTGAATGCGGAAAATACGTCAGCATCCTTTTCGAATCTACGATCTCTGGTTCTTGAAAATCATTCTAATACTGATCCAATCCGAAAGTCAGAAATTATTTCTAAAATCAAAAAGGCTCAGGGAGAAATTTCATCTTTATTGAAACAAACTTCCGAGCAAATTTCTGATAAAAAGGAAGAAGACCTAGCCTCCTCTACTAAATCCGCTGCGGAAGAATATTTAGAGATCTTTGCAAACGGGATTCTGCTGGAAAATGCGAGCACTCTGGAAGAAAGAGAGTTCAAAGCAAAGGAAGAAATTGCGGCAAATAAATTCTTCTCCGCAAGTAAAAATAGATCGGAATACGTAGCTGAATCCGTTAAGAAGAAAAGTGCGGAAACCGGATCCACCATCTCCAATATATCGATAGTGTTGATCTCTCTTTCAGCAGGGATTTTAGCGTTATTTACTCTTTTAAGTTTGCGAATTGGAAAGCAGATCCGTCAAGAGCTCGGAGGAGATTATTCCCTAATTTCAAAGATTACCAAAAGAATCGCTTCGGGAGATCTATCCAGTGAGATCGATATGGACCATTTGGATCAAAACGGTCTTCTCTTGCAGTTGTCTACGCTTCAATCTTCTTTAAGAGAACTTCTGATCGAAATGACAACGATGTCCAAGCAACACGAAGCCGGAGATATCGACGTTAGAATAGATAGCTCTAAGTTCAAGGGAGCTTTCAAAGATATGTCAAACGGCATTAACGATATGGTATTCTCCCATATCGCGGTCAAAAAGAAAGCAATGGAATGTTTCAAACAATTCGGCGAAGGAAATATGGATGCCGATATCGAAAAACTTCCGGGTAAAAAACAATTCATCAATGAGACTATTGACCAAGTAAGAGCTAATATCAAAGGGTTGATCGAAGAAATGACTAAGATGTCCAAGGAACATGAAGCCGGAGATATCGACGTTAAGATAGATAGTTCTAAGTTCAAGGGTGCCTTTAAAACCATGTCTGAAGGTATCAACGATATGGTATTCTCCCATATCTCAGTCAAAAAGAAAGCAATGGAATGTTTCAGACAATTCGGTGAAGGAAATATGGATGCCGATATCGAAAGACTTCCGGGCAAAAAACAATTCATCAATGAGACTATCGATCAAGTAAGGGCAAATTTTAAACGACTAGTCGAAGAAATGACTAAGATGTCAAAGGAGCATGAGGCTGGAGATATCGACGTTAAGATAGATAGTTCTAAGTTCAAGGGCGCCTTCAGAGATATGTCGGAAGGCATTAATGATATGGTGTTCGCTCATATCGCGGTCAAAAAGAAAGCAATGGAATGTTTCAAACAATTCGGCGAAGGAAATATGGATGCCGATATTGAAAGACTTCCGGGTAAAAAACAATTCATCAACGAGACAATCGATCAGGTAAGAGCTAATATCAAAGGGCTGATCGAAGAAATGAGCAAGATGTCCAAGGAACATGAGGCTGGAGATATCGATGTCAAGATAGATAGCTCTAGGTTCAAGGGGGCTTTCAAAGATATGTCCGAAGGTATCAACGATATGGTATTCTCTCATATCGCGGTTAAAAAGAAAGCAATGGAATGTTTCAAACAATTCGGCGAAGGAAATATGGATGCCGATATTGAAAAACTTCCAGGTAAAAAAAGATTCATTAACGAAGCCATCGATCAAGTAAGAGCTAATATCAAAGGGCTCATAGAGGACGCTAACGAATTGGCCGAAGCAGCAGTATTAGGAAAATTAGATACTAGGGCTGATGCTAGCAAACATAAAGGCGATTTCAAACGGATCATAGAAGGAGTAAACGCAACTCTGGAAGCGATCGTCGGCCCGATCAATGAGGTTATGGATATCCAGTCATCTCTGGAACAAGGAGATCTAACTCAATCCGTAAAAGGAAACTATAAAGGAAAACTTGGAGAATTAAGAGATTCCGTAAACAGTACTATCGAAAAACTTTCCAGAAGTCTCTCCGAAGTAGGAAAAGCAGCTTCTTCCTTTGCGAGTGCAGCGGAAGAAGTGAGCGCTACCTCGCAAAGTATGAGCCAAGGCGCTACTGAACAATCGGCTAACGTAGAAGAAACCAGTGCTTCTTTAGAGGAAATGACTGCGACTATAGAACAGAACGCGGACAACTCTAGACAAACAGAAGTAATGGCATCAAGCATGGTCAACCACGCAAACGAAGGAGGAGAAGCGGTCCGTCTTGCAGTTCAGGCAATGAAAGATATTGCGGAGAAGATTACTTCCGTCGAGGATATAGCATATCAAACCAACCTTCTTGCATTGAACGCCGCTATCGAGGCAGCTCGTGCTGGTGAACACGGAATGGGCTTTGCAGTGGTAGCCAACGAAGTACGAAAATTAGCAGAGCGAAGCCAAAGTTATGCGGGAGAGATCAGTCACTTTGCGAAAAATTCCGTGAATATAGCGGAAAAAGCAGGAAGTTTGATTGAAGAGATCATTCCTAATATCACAAAAATTTCCGATCTACTCCGAGAAGTTTCCGCAGCTAGCCGTGAGCAAAAACAGGGTGTAGGACAGATTAACACTGCTATGAGCCAATTAGACAAAGTTACTCAACAGAACGCTGCCGCTTCCGAAGAGTTATCTAGTATGGCGGAAGAATTATCTGCTCAAGCACAAGGACTGCAGAAAGTTGTTCAACACTTCAGGATAAAAGGAATGGAAGAAGTATATTCTTCCGCAATGGAACCGGCATATTCCGGAAAATCTTCGGGAAACTCCAAAGAACATAGAAATGGAAACTACAATTTCGACGAGTCAAAGTTCGGTAGATTCTAA